One segment of Gadus chalcogrammus isolate NIFS_2021 chromosome 8, NIFS_Gcha_1.0, whole genome shotgun sequence DNA contains the following:
- the rock1 gene encoding rho-associated protein kinase 1 isoform X1 — protein MSAGESLEARFEKIDAMLKDPKSEVNTDCLLDGLDALVYDLDFPALRKNKSIDNFLNRYKDTISKIRDLRMKADDYEVVKVIGRGAFGEVQLVRHRATRKVYAMKLLSKFEMIKRSDSAFFWEERDIMAFANFAWVVQLFFAFQDDRYLYMVMEYMPGGDLVNLMSNYDVPEKWARFYTAEVVLALDGIHAMGFIHRDVKPDNMLLDKAGHLKLADFGTCMKMNKDGMVRCDTAVGTPDYISPEVLKSQGGDGYYGRECDWWSVGVFLYEMLVGDTPFYADSLVGTYSKIMNHKNALTFPDDSDITKDAKNLICAFLTDREVRLGRNGVDEIKRHPFFKNDQWTWDNVRETAAPVVPELSSDIDTSNFDDIEENRGEEETFPTPKAFVGNQLPFVGFTYYSTHQLQRTTKTSDKRSSATKEDKSHLENLQKRIYQLEEQLHGEMQLKDEMEQKCRMSNNKLDKMMKELDEEGNRRKSLEAGLSALEKDKMMMQHRSSDYQRKADQEAEKRRNLENEVSTLKEQLENMRKISQNSQASNDKIVQLQNQLEEANDLLRAESDTAARLRKNHTEVAKSMTQLEGLNRELQEKSRAADGEKAQLEKELLLLQSTLEAAMRSSSEGSEEIRELQVRMAGLHEDNNNLKLGLSKVEAERKQVQERSNNLEKEKNNQEIDLAYRLKTLEQRLEQEQTEHRVTRAQLNDKYESIEEAKSATMHAVQQKVSEESVARMRAESKAVEVVKRCSTLELDLKQSLQKMEQLMKQKERLEDEVKALQVQLDTESSKRVTAQSELKGRGQETDRLRGLEKQLKQEINASLESKRSLEFQLAQMTKQYRGNEGQMRELQDQLEAEQYFSTLYKTQVKELKEEIDDRNRQVQDAQKKVQDLHNERDSLSAQLDLTVTKAESEQLARALQEEQYFELIQENKKALARHKQEVGERDSTISKLEESNTTLTKDVETLSREKGELDEKLSSKDEEFVALKEENINTVKSFEKTLSTERTLKTQAVNKLAEILNRKDMKLDHKKKGSTADLRKKEKENRKLQLDLNQEKEKFNHMAIKNQKELSEMQAQLVEESAYRNELQMQLDSKESDIEQLREKLNDLQLRVDSSSVTSLLADETDGNLAESRLEGWLSIPNRTNIKRYGWKKQYVVVSSKKILFYNDEQDKEQSNPCMVLDIDKLFHVRPVTQGDVYRAETEEIPRIFQILYANEGECRKEAEMESVPQGDKANCLPHKGHEFIPTLYHFPSNCEACPKPLWHVFKPPQALECRRCHVKCHKDHLDKKEDVIAPCKVNYDVTSARDMLLLALTQDEQKKWIGHLGKKIPKTPPSTFSRSSPRTISTRSVANQSFRRNPKSITGKPSRAQSSLQAADTTSSTC, from the exons ATGTCAGCCGGAGAAAGTTTGGAGGCTCGGTTTGAGAAAATCGATGCCATGCTGAAGGATCCCAAGTCGGAAGTGAACACCGATTGTCTTTTG GATGGCTTGGACGCATTGGTGTATGACCTCGACTTCCCTGCCCTGAGGAAGAACAAGAGCATTGACAATTTCTTGAATAGAT ATAAAGACACCATCAGTAAGATACGGGATCTGCGCATGAAAGCGGATGACTATGAGGTGGTCAAAGTTATTGGGAGAGGAGCCTTTGGAGAGGTGCAATTG GTCAGACACAGAGCCACGAGGAAGGTGTACGCCATGAAGCTGCTGAGCAAGTTTGAGATGATTAAGAGGTCTGACTCTGCCTTCttctgggaggagagggacatCATGGCCTTCGCCAACTTCGCCTGGGTGGTGCAG ctGTTCTTCGCCTTCCAGGACGACCGCTACCTCTACATGGTGATGGAGTACATGCCCGGCGGAGACCTGGTCAACTTGATGAGCAACTACGACGTGCCCGAGAAGTGGGCGCGCTTCTACACAGCCGAGGTGGTGCTGGCGCTGGATGGCATCCACGCCATGGGGTTCATTCATAg GGACGTTAAGCCCGATAACATGTTGCTAGACAAAGCAGGCCACTTGAAGCTGGCAGACTTTGGAACCTGCATGAAAATGAACAAG GACGGAATGGTACGATGCGACACTGCAGTGGGAACGCCGGACTACATTTCCCCCGAGGTACTGAAATCCCAGGGAGGAGACGGGTATTACGGCCGGGAGTGTGACTGGTGGTCCGTGGGAGTCTTCCTATATGAGATGCTCGTCG GCGACACGCCGTTCTATGCCGACTCGCTGGTGGGCACGTACAGCAAGATCATGAACCACAAGAACGCCCTGACCTTCCCCGACGACAGCGACATCACCAAGGACGCCAAGAACCTCATCTGTGCTTTCCTCACCGACAG AGAGGTGCGCCTGGGCCGGAACGGCGTGGACGAGATCAAGAGGCATCCCTTCTTCAAGAACGACCAGTGGACGTGGGACAACGTCCGAGAGA CGGCGGCCCCCGTGGTGCCTGAGCTCAGCAGCGACATCGACACCAGCAACTTCGACGACATCGAGGAGAAccgcggggaggaggagacctTCCCCACACCAAAGGCCTTTGTGGGCAACCAGCTCCCCTTCGTGGGCTTCACCTACTACAGTACTCACCA ACTTCAACGCACCACCAAGACCAGCGACAAGCGTAGCAGTGCCACGAAGGAGGACAAGAGCCAT CTGGAGAATCTGCAGAAGAGGATCTACCAGCTGGAGGAACAGCTGCACGGCGAGATGCAGCTCAAGGATGAGATGGAGCAGAAGTGCAG GATGTCCAACAACAAACTGGACAAGATGATGAAAGAACTGGATGAGGAG GGTAACCGGAGGAAGAGCCTGGAGGCGGGCCTGTCGGCGCTGGAGAAGGACAAGATGATGATGCAGCACCGCTCCTCGGACTACCAGAGGAAGGCCGACCAGGAGGCGGAGAAGAGGCGCAACCTGGAGAACGAGG TTTCCACTCTGAAGGAGCAGCTCGAGAACATGAGGAAGATTAGCCAGAACTCGCAGGCCTCCAACGACAAGATAGTCCAGCTGCAGAACCAG CTAGAGGAGGCCAACGACCTGTTGCGGGCCGAGTCGGACACGGCGGCGCGGCTGAGGAAGAACCACACGGAGGTGGCCAAGTCCATGACCCAGCTGGAGGGCCTGAACCGCGAGCTGCAGGAGAAGAGCCGCGCGGCGGACGGCGAGAAGGcccagctggagaaggagctgctgctgctgcagagcaCGCTGGAGGCCGCCATGAGGAGCTCCAGCGAGGGCTCGGAGGAGATCCGCGAGCTGCAAG TGAGGATGGCGGGGCTGCACGAGGACAACAACAACCTGAAGCTCGGCCTGTCCAAGGTGGAAGCTGAACGAAAGCAGGTCCAGGAGAGGAGCAACAACCTGGAGAAG gaGAAGAACAACCAGGAGATCGACCTGGCCTACCGGCTGAAGACGCTGGAGCAGCggctggagcaggagcagaCGGAGCACCGGGTGACGCGGGCGCAGCTCAACGACAAGTACGAGTCCATCGAGGAGGCCAAGTCCGCCACCATGCACG CGGTACAGCAGAAGGTGTCGGAGGAGAGCGTGGCCCGGATGCGGGCGGAGAGcaaggcggtggaggtggtgaagcgCTGCTCCACCCTGGAGCTGGACCTCAAGCAGTCGCTGCAGAAGATGGAGCAGCTGATGAAGCAGAAGGAGCGGCTGGAGGACGAG gTCAAGGCCCTGCAGGTGCAGCTGGACACGGAGTCCAGCAAGCGGGTGACGGCGCAGAGCGAGCTGAAGGGGCGCGGCCAGGAGACGGACCGGCTGCGGGGGCTGGAGAAGCAGCTCAAGCAGGAGATCAACGCCTCGCTCGAGAGCAAGCGCTCACTGGAGTTCCAGCTGGCGCAGATGACCAA GCAGTACAGGGGCAACGAGGGCCAGATGAGGGAGCTTCAGGACCAACTGGAAGCCGAACAGTATTTCTCT ACGCTCTACAAAACTCAGgtgaaggagctgaaggaggagatcGACGACAGGAACCGGCAGGTGCAGGATGCACAGAAGAAGGTGCAGGACCTGCACAACGAAAG GGACTCCCTGTCGGCTCAGCTGGATCTAACGGTCACCAAGGCGGAGTCTGAGCAGCTGGCCCGGGCGCTCCAGGAGGAGCAGTACTTTGAGCTGATTCAGGAGAACAAGAAGGCCCTGGCCAGACACAAGCAGGAGGTCGGAGAGAGGGACTCCACTATCTCAAAG CTGGAGGAATCCAACACAACCCTGACCAAAGACGTGGAGACTCTCAGCAGGGAGAAGGGCGAGCTGGACGAGAAGCTCTCCTCTAAGGATGAAG AGTTTGTGGCTCTGAAAGAGGAGAACATAAACACAGTCAAGAGCTTTGAGAAGACCCTTAGCACAGAGCGCACACTCAAGACTCAG GCGGTAAATAAGCTGGCGGAGATCCTGAACCGAAAGGACATGAAGCTGGACCACAAGAAGAAGGGCAGCACGGCCGACCTGcgcaagaaggagaaggagaaccgCAAGCTGCAGCTGGACCTCaaccaggagaaggagaagttcAACCACATGGCCATCAAGAACCAGAAGGAGCTCAGCGAGATGCAGGCG CAACTGGTGGAGGAGTCTGCGTACCGCAACGAGCTGCAGATGCAGCTGGACAGCAAGGAGAGCGACATCGAGCAGCTGCGCGAGAAGCTCAACGACCTGCAGCTGCGCGTGGACAGCTCCAGCGTCACCAGCCTGCTGGCGGACGAGACGGACGGAAACCTCGCAG AGTCCCGTCTGGAAGGCTGGCTGTCCATTCCAAACCGTACCAACATCAAGCGCTACGGATGGAAGAAACAG TACGTGGTGGTGAGCAGCAAGAAGATCCTGTTCTACAACGACGAGCAGGATAAAGAGCAGTCCAACCCCTGCATGGTGCTGGATATTGA CAAACTGTTCCATGTGAGGCCGGTCACCCAGGGAGACGTGTACCGAGCCGAGACGGAGGAGATTCCACGGATATTCCAG ATCCTGTACGCCAATGAGGGCGAGTGCCGGAAGGAGGCGGAGATGGAGAGCGTGCCCCAGGGGGACAAGGCCAACTGCCTGCCCCACAAGGGCCACGAGTTCATCCCCACCCTCTACCACTTCCCCTCCAACTGCGAGGCGTGCCCCAAGCCGCTGTGGCACGTCTTCAAGCCGCCGCAGGCTCTGGAGTGCCGCCGCTGCCACGTCAAGTGCCACAAGGACCACCTGGACAAGAAGGAGGACGTCATCGCCCCTTGCAAAG TAAACTACGACGTGACGTCTGCGCGGGACATGCTCCTGCTGGCACTGACCCAGGACGAGCAGAAGAAGTGGATCGGCCATCTGGGCAAGAAGATCCCCAAGACCCcgccctccaccttctccaggtCCTCCCCTCGCACCATCTCCACCCGCTCCGTAGCAAACCAGTCCTTCCGCAGGAACCCCAAAAGCATCACAGGGAAGCCAAG CAGAGCGCAGTCCAGCCTTCAAGCCGCAGACACAACCTCCAGCACTTGTTGA
- the rock1 gene encoding rho-associated protein kinase 1 isoform X2 yields MSAGESLEARFEKIDAMLKDPKSEVNTDCLLDGLDALVYDLDFPALRKNKSIDNFLNRYKDTISKIRDLRMKADDYEVVKVIGRGAFGEVQLVRHRATRKVYAMKLLSKFEMIKRSDSAFFWEERDIMAFANFAWVVQLFFAFQDDRYLYMVMEYMPGGDLVNLMSNYDVPEKWARFYTAEVVLALDGIHAMGFIHRDVKPDNMLLDKAGHLKLADFGTCMKMNKDGMVRCDTAVGTPDYISPEVLKSQGGDGYYGRECDWWSVGVFLYEMLVGDTPFYADSLVGTYSKIMNHKNALTFPDDSDITKDAKNLICAFLTDREVRLGRNGVDEIKRHPFFKNDQWTWDNVRETAAPVVPELSSDIDTSNFDDIEENRGEEETFPTPKAFVGNQLPFVGFTYYSTHQLQRTTKTSDKRSSATKEDKSHLENLQKRIYQLEEQLHGEMQLKDEMEQKCRMSNNKLDKMMKELDEEGNRRKSLEAGLSALEKDKMMMQHRSSDYQRKADQEAEKRRNLENEVSTLKEQLENMRKISQNSQASNDKIVQLQNQLEEANDLLRAESDTAARLRKNHTEVAKSMTQLEGLNRELQEKSRAADGEKAQLEKELLLLQSTLEAAMRSSSEGSEEIRELQVRMAGLHEDNNNLKLGLSKVEAERKQVQERSNNLEKEKNNQEIDLAYRLKTLEQRLEQEQTEHRVTRAQLNDKYESIEEAKSATMHAVQQKVSEESVARMRAESKAVEVVKRCSTLELDLKQSLQKMEQLMKQKERLEDEVKALQVQLDTESSKRVTAQSELKGRGQETDRLRGLEKQLKQEINASLESKRSLEFQLAQMTKQYRGNEGQMRELQDQLEAEQYFSTLYKTQVKELKEEIDDRNRQVQDAQKKVQDLHNERDSLSAQLDLTVTKAESEQLARALQEEQYFELIQENKKALARHKQEVGERDSTISKLEESNTTLTKDVETLSREKGELDEKLSSKDEEFVALKEENINTVKSFEKTLSTERTLKTQAVNKLAEILNRKDMKLDHKKKGSTADLRKKEKENRKLQLDLNQEKEKFNHMAIKNQKELSEMQAQLVEESAYRNELQMQLDSKESDIEQLREKLNDLQLRVDSSSVTSLLADETDGNLAESRLEGWLSIPNRTNIKRYGWKKQYVVVSSKKILFYNDEQDKEQSNPCMVLDIDKLFHVRPVTQGDVYRAETEEIPRIFQILYANEGECRKEAEMESVPQGDKANCLPHKGHEFIPTLYHFPSNCEACPKPLWHVFKPPQALECRRCHVKCHKDHLDKKEDVIAPCKVNYDVTSARDMLLLALTQDEQKKWIGHLGKKIPKTPPSTFSRSSPRTISTRSVANQSFRRNPKSITGKPS; encoded by the exons ATGTCAGCCGGAGAAAGTTTGGAGGCTCGGTTTGAGAAAATCGATGCCATGCTGAAGGATCCCAAGTCGGAAGTGAACACCGATTGTCTTTTG GATGGCTTGGACGCATTGGTGTATGACCTCGACTTCCCTGCCCTGAGGAAGAACAAGAGCATTGACAATTTCTTGAATAGAT ATAAAGACACCATCAGTAAGATACGGGATCTGCGCATGAAAGCGGATGACTATGAGGTGGTCAAAGTTATTGGGAGAGGAGCCTTTGGAGAGGTGCAATTG GTCAGACACAGAGCCACGAGGAAGGTGTACGCCATGAAGCTGCTGAGCAAGTTTGAGATGATTAAGAGGTCTGACTCTGCCTTCttctgggaggagagggacatCATGGCCTTCGCCAACTTCGCCTGGGTGGTGCAG ctGTTCTTCGCCTTCCAGGACGACCGCTACCTCTACATGGTGATGGAGTACATGCCCGGCGGAGACCTGGTCAACTTGATGAGCAACTACGACGTGCCCGAGAAGTGGGCGCGCTTCTACACAGCCGAGGTGGTGCTGGCGCTGGATGGCATCCACGCCATGGGGTTCATTCATAg GGACGTTAAGCCCGATAACATGTTGCTAGACAAAGCAGGCCACTTGAAGCTGGCAGACTTTGGAACCTGCATGAAAATGAACAAG GACGGAATGGTACGATGCGACACTGCAGTGGGAACGCCGGACTACATTTCCCCCGAGGTACTGAAATCCCAGGGAGGAGACGGGTATTACGGCCGGGAGTGTGACTGGTGGTCCGTGGGAGTCTTCCTATATGAGATGCTCGTCG GCGACACGCCGTTCTATGCCGACTCGCTGGTGGGCACGTACAGCAAGATCATGAACCACAAGAACGCCCTGACCTTCCCCGACGACAGCGACATCACCAAGGACGCCAAGAACCTCATCTGTGCTTTCCTCACCGACAG AGAGGTGCGCCTGGGCCGGAACGGCGTGGACGAGATCAAGAGGCATCCCTTCTTCAAGAACGACCAGTGGACGTGGGACAACGTCCGAGAGA CGGCGGCCCCCGTGGTGCCTGAGCTCAGCAGCGACATCGACACCAGCAACTTCGACGACATCGAGGAGAAccgcggggaggaggagacctTCCCCACACCAAAGGCCTTTGTGGGCAACCAGCTCCCCTTCGTGGGCTTCACCTACTACAGTACTCACCA ACTTCAACGCACCACCAAGACCAGCGACAAGCGTAGCAGTGCCACGAAGGAGGACAAGAGCCAT CTGGAGAATCTGCAGAAGAGGATCTACCAGCTGGAGGAACAGCTGCACGGCGAGATGCAGCTCAAGGATGAGATGGAGCAGAAGTGCAG GATGTCCAACAACAAACTGGACAAGATGATGAAAGAACTGGATGAGGAG GGTAACCGGAGGAAGAGCCTGGAGGCGGGCCTGTCGGCGCTGGAGAAGGACAAGATGATGATGCAGCACCGCTCCTCGGACTACCAGAGGAAGGCCGACCAGGAGGCGGAGAAGAGGCGCAACCTGGAGAACGAGG TTTCCACTCTGAAGGAGCAGCTCGAGAACATGAGGAAGATTAGCCAGAACTCGCAGGCCTCCAACGACAAGATAGTCCAGCTGCAGAACCAG CTAGAGGAGGCCAACGACCTGTTGCGGGCCGAGTCGGACACGGCGGCGCGGCTGAGGAAGAACCACACGGAGGTGGCCAAGTCCATGACCCAGCTGGAGGGCCTGAACCGCGAGCTGCAGGAGAAGAGCCGCGCGGCGGACGGCGAGAAGGcccagctggagaaggagctgctgctgctgcagagcaCGCTGGAGGCCGCCATGAGGAGCTCCAGCGAGGGCTCGGAGGAGATCCGCGAGCTGCAAG TGAGGATGGCGGGGCTGCACGAGGACAACAACAACCTGAAGCTCGGCCTGTCCAAGGTGGAAGCTGAACGAAAGCAGGTCCAGGAGAGGAGCAACAACCTGGAGAAG gaGAAGAACAACCAGGAGATCGACCTGGCCTACCGGCTGAAGACGCTGGAGCAGCggctggagcaggagcagaCGGAGCACCGGGTGACGCGGGCGCAGCTCAACGACAAGTACGAGTCCATCGAGGAGGCCAAGTCCGCCACCATGCACG CGGTACAGCAGAAGGTGTCGGAGGAGAGCGTGGCCCGGATGCGGGCGGAGAGcaaggcggtggaggtggtgaagcgCTGCTCCACCCTGGAGCTGGACCTCAAGCAGTCGCTGCAGAAGATGGAGCAGCTGATGAAGCAGAAGGAGCGGCTGGAGGACGAG gTCAAGGCCCTGCAGGTGCAGCTGGACACGGAGTCCAGCAAGCGGGTGACGGCGCAGAGCGAGCTGAAGGGGCGCGGCCAGGAGACGGACCGGCTGCGGGGGCTGGAGAAGCAGCTCAAGCAGGAGATCAACGCCTCGCTCGAGAGCAAGCGCTCACTGGAGTTCCAGCTGGCGCAGATGACCAA GCAGTACAGGGGCAACGAGGGCCAGATGAGGGAGCTTCAGGACCAACTGGAAGCCGAACAGTATTTCTCT ACGCTCTACAAAACTCAGgtgaaggagctgaaggaggagatcGACGACAGGAACCGGCAGGTGCAGGATGCACAGAAGAAGGTGCAGGACCTGCACAACGAAAG GGACTCCCTGTCGGCTCAGCTGGATCTAACGGTCACCAAGGCGGAGTCTGAGCAGCTGGCCCGGGCGCTCCAGGAGGAGCAGTACTTTGAGCTGATTCAGGAGAACAAGAAGGCCCTGGCCAGACACAAGCAGGAGGTCGGAGAGAGGGACTCCACTATCTCAAAG CTGGAGGAATCCAACACAACCCTGACCAAAGACGTGGAGACTCTCAGCAGGGAGAAGGGCGAGCTGGACGAGAAGCTCTCCTCTAAGGATGAAG AGTTTGTGGCTCTGAAAGAGGAGAACATAAACACAGTCAAGAGCTTTGAGAAGACCCTTAGCACAGAGCGCACACTCAAGACTCAG GCGGTAAATAAGCTGGCGGAGATCCTGAACCGAAAGGACATGAAGCTGGACCACAAGAAGAAGGGCAGCACGGCCGACCTGcgcaagaaggagaaggagaaccgCAAGCTGCAGCTGGACCTCaaccaggagaaggagaagttcAACCACATGGCCATCAAGAACCAGAAGGAGCTCAGCGAGATGCAGGCG CAACTGGTGGAGGAGTCTGCGTACCGCAACGAGCTGCAGATGCAGCTGGACAGCAAGGAGAGCGACATCGAGCAGCTGCGCGAGAAGCTCAACGACCTGCAGCTGCGCGTGGACAGCTCCAGCGTCACCAGCCTGCTGGCGGACGAGACGGACGGAAACCTCGCAG AGTCCCGTCTGGAAGGCTGGCTGTCCATTCCAAACCGTACCAACATCAAGCGCTACGGATGGAAGAAACAG TACGTGGTGGTGAGCAGCAAGAAGATCCTGTTCTACAACGACGAGCAGGATAAAGAGCAGTCCAACCCCTGCATGGTGCTGGATATTGA CAAACTGTTCCATGTGAGGCCGGTCACCCAGGGAGACGTGTACCGAGCCGAGACGGAGGAGATTCCACGGATATTCCAG ATCCTGTACGCCAATGAGGGCGAGTGCCGGAAGGAGGCGGAGATGGAGAGCGTGCCCCAGGGGGACAAGGCCAACTGCCTGCCCCACAAGGGCCACGAGTTCATCCCCACCCTCTACCACTTCCCCTCCAACTGCGAGGCGTGCCCCAAGCCGCTGTGGCACGTCTTCAAGCCGCCGCAGGCTCTGGAGTGCCGCCGCTGCCACGTCAAGTGCCACAAGGACCACCTGGACAAGAAGGAGGACGTCATCGCCCCTTGCAAAG TAAACTACGACGTGACGTCTGCGCGGGACATGCTCCTGCTGGCACTGACCCAGGACGAGCAGAAGAAGTGGATCGGCCATCTGGGCAAGAAGATCCCCAAGACCCcgccctccaccttctccaggtCCTCCCCTCGCACCATCTCCACCCGCTCCGTAGCAAACCAGTCCTTCCGCAGGAACCCCAAAAGCATCACAGGGAAGCCAAG CTAA